Proteins encoded in a region of the Alosa sapidissima isolate fAloSap1 chromosome 19, fAloSap1.pri, whole genome shotgun sequence genome:
- the nkx2.2a gene encoding homeobox protein Nkx-2.2a isoform X2: MSLTNTKTGFSVKDILDLPDTNDEEGSITGAEDDTEGSEPTKTPRVLVQSPLEGVQNLPLKNPFYDNSDNPYTRWLATTDSIQYSLHGLSANSQDSSAKSPEPSADESPDNDKETSSNGSDSGKKRKRRVLFSKAQTYELERRFRQQRYLSAPEREHLASLIRLTPTQVKIWFQNHRYKMKRARAEKGMEVTHLPSPRRVAVPVLVRDGKPCHTLKAQDLAATFPAGIPFSAYSAQSLQHMQYNAHYSAATTPQFPSAHHLVQTQQWTW; encoded by the exons ATGTCGTTGACCAACACAAAGACGGGCTTTTCTGTAAAGGACATTTTGGACCTCCCTGACACGAACGATGAAGAAGGATCTATCACTGGAGCGGAGGACGACACAGAGGGATCGGAACCTACAAAAACGCCTCGAGTTTTGGTGCAAAGTCCACTTGAAGGTGTTCAAAATCTGCCTTTAAAGAACCCCTTTTATGATAATAGTGACAATCCTTACACAAGATGGCTTGCCACCACAGACAGCATCCAGTATTCAT TGCATGGTCTATCCGCTAACTCACAAGACTCATCAGCCAAATCGCCAGAGCCTTCCGCCGATGAATCACCAGACAACGACAAGGAAACTTCAAGCAACGGCAGCGACTCCGGTAAGAAACGCAAGAGGAGAGTGCTGTTCTCCAAGGCGCAGACTTACGAACTCGAACGCCGCTTTAGGCAACAGAGGTACCTTTCGGCACCCGAGAGAGAACATCTCGCTAGCTTGATTCGCCTGACACCGACGCAAGTGAAAATTTGGTTCCAGAACCACCGATACAAAATGAAGAGGGCTCGCGCTGAGAAAGGTATGGAAGTGACCCATCTCCCCTCACCACGACGGGTGGCCGTCCCTGTATTAGTCAGGGATGGTAAACCCTGCCACACGCTAAAAGCTCAGGACTTGGCGGCCACTTTTCCGGCTGGAATACCCTTCTCCGCATATAGCGCCCAGTCCCTCCAGCACATGCAATATAACGCCCATTATAGCGCCGCCACTACACCACAGTTCCCTTCGGCACATCACTTGGTACAAACGCAACAGTGGACTTGGTGA
- the nkx2.2a gene encoding homeobox protein Nkx-2.2a isoform X1 gives MSLTNTKTGFSVKDILDLPDTNDEEGSITGAEDDTEGSEPTKTPRVLVQSPLEGVQNLPLKNPFYDNSDNPYTRWLATTDSIQYSYSDVGARRRMLIVFSHAVHGLSANSQDSSAKSPEPSADESPDNDKETSSNGSDSGKKRKRRVLFSKAQTYELERRFRQQRYLSAPEREHLASLIRLTPTQVKIWFQNHRYKMKRARAEKGMEVTHLPSPRRVAVPVLVRDGKPCHTLKAQDLAATFPAGIPFSAYSAQSLQHMQYNAHYSAATTPQFPSAHHLVQTQQWTW, from the exons ATGTCGTTGACCAACACAAAGACGGGCTTTTCTGTAAAGGACATTTTGGACCTCCCTGACACGAACGATGAAGAAGGATCTATCACTGGAGCGGAGGACGACACAGAGGGATCGGAACCTACAAAAACGCCTCGAGTTTTGGTGCAAAGTCCACTTGAAGGTGTTCAAAATCTGCCTTTAAAGAACCCCTTTTATGATAATAGTGACAATCCTTACACAAGATGGCTTGCCACCACAGACAGCATCCAGTATTCAT ATTCCGATGTTGGCGCCAGAAGAAGGATGCTCATTGTGTTTTCCCACGCAGTGCATGGTCTATCCGCTAACTCACAAGACTCATCAGCCAAATCGCCAGAGCCTTCCGCCGATGAATCACCAGACAACGACAAGGAAACTTCAAGCAACGGCAGCGACTCCGGTAAGAAACGCAAGAGGAGAGTGCTGTTCTCCAAGGCGCAGACTTACGAACTCGAACGCCGCTTTAGGCAACAGAGGTACCTTTCGGCACCCGAGAGAGAACATCTCGCTAGCTTGATTCGCCTGACACCGACGCAAGTGAAAATTTGGTTCCAGAACCACCGATACAAAATGAAGAGGGCTCGCGCTGAGAAAGGTATGGAAGTGACCCATCTCCCCTCACCACGACGGGTGGCCGTCCCTGTATTAGTCAGGGATGGTAAACCCTGCCACACGCTAAAAGCTCAGGACTTGGCGGCCACTTTTCCGGCTGGAATACCCTTCTCCGCATATAGCGCCCAGTCCCTCCAGCACATGCAATATAACGCCCATTATAGCGCCGCCACTACACCACAGTTCCCTTCGGCACATCACTTGGTACAAACGCAACAGTGGACTTGGTGA